In Streptomyces dangxiongensis, one DNA window encodes the following:
- a CDS encoding helix-turn-helix domain-containing protein, with protein sequence MSDDYLVRIGKLIRDARQHRGWTQTQLAEALGTSQSAVNRIERGNQNISLEMIARIGEALDSEIVSLGYAGPMHLRVVGGRRLSGAIDVKTSKNACVALLCASLLNKGRTVLRRVARIEEVYRLLEVLNSIGVRTRWINDGVDLELVPPAELEMAAIDAEAAVRTRSIIMFLGPLLHRVDHFKLPYAGGCDLGTRTIEPHMIALRRFGLDIAATEGQYHAQVDRTVRPDRPIVLTERGDTVTENALLAAARHDGVTVIRNASSNYMVQDLCFFLEALGVKVEGIGTTTLTVHGVPNIDTDVDYSPSEDPVEAMSLLAAAVVTESELTVRRAPIEFLEIELAVLEEMGLDHDRSPEYFADNGRTRLVDLTVRPSKLEAPIDKIHPMPFPGLNIDNVPFFAAIAAVASGQTLIHDWVYDNRAIYLTDLNRLGGRLQLLDPHRVLVEGPTRWRAAEMMCPPALRPAVVVLLAMMAAEGTSVLRNVYVINRGYEDLAERLNSIGAQIEIFRDI encoded by the coding sequence ATGTCAGACGACTACCTCGTACGCATCGGCAAGCTCATCCGTGACGCCCGGCAACACCGGGGCTGGACGCAGACGCAGCTCGCGGAGGCGCTCGGCACCAGCCAGAGCGCCGTCAACCGCATCGAGCGCGGCAACCAGAACATCAGCCTTGAGATGATCGCCCGCATCGGCGAGGCCCTCGACAGCGAGATCGTGTCACTCGGATACGCGGGCCCGATGCATCTGCGCGTGGTCGGCGGACGCCGCCTGTCCGGCGCCATCGACGTCAAGACCAGCAAGAACGCGTGCGTGGCCCTGCTGTGCGCCTCACTGCTGAACAAGGGGCGCACGGTGCTGCGCCGGGTGGCGCGGATCGAGGAGGTGTACCGCCTGCTGGAGGTCCTCAACTCCATCGGTGTGCGCACCCGCTGGATCAACGACGGCGTCGACCTGGAACTCGTCCCGCCCGCCGAGCTGGAGATGGCGGCGATCGACGCGGAGGCCGCCGTCCGCACCCGCTCGATCATCATGTTCCTCGGCCCGCTGCTGCACCGCGTGGACCACTTCAAGCTGCCCTACGCCGGCGGCTGCGACCTGGGCACCCGCACCATCGAGCCGCACATGATCGCGCTGCGCCGGTTCGGTCTGGACATCGCGGCCACCGAGGGCCAGTACCACGCGCAGGTGGACCGCACGGTCCGCCCCGACCGGCCGATCGTGCTGACCGAGCGCGGCGACACCGTGACCGAGAACGCGCTGCTGGCCGCCGCCCGGCACGACGGCGTCACCGTCATCCGCAACGCGTCCTCCAACTACATGGTCCAGGACCTGTGTTTCTTCCTGGAGGCGCTCGGCGTCAAGGTGGAGGGCATCGGCACCACCACGCTCACCGTGCACGGCGTGCCGAACATCGACACCGACGTCGACTACTCCCCCTCCGAGGACCCGGTCGAGGCGATGAGCCTGCTCGCCGCCGCCGTGGTGACCGAGTCGGAGCTGACGGTGCGCCGGGCCCCGATCGAGTTCCTGGAGATCGAGCTGGCGGTCCTGGAGGAGATGGGCCTCGACCACGACCGCAGCCCCGAGTACTTCGCGGACAACGGCCGCACCCGGCTGGTGGATCTCACGGTCCGCCCCTCCAAGCTCGAAGCCCCGATCGACAAGATCCACCCCATGCCCTTCCCGGGCCTGAACATCGACAACGTCCCGTTCTTCGCGGCCATCGCGGCGGTCGCGTCGGGCCAGACCCTCATCCACGACTGGGTCTACGACAACCGCGCGATCTACCTCACCGACCTCAACCGCCTCGGCGGCCGGCTCCAACTCCTGGACCCGCACCGGGTACTGGTCGAGGGCCCGACCCGCTGGCGCGCCGCCGAGATGATGTGCCCGCCGGCGCTGCGCCCCGCCGTGGTCGTCCTGCTGGCGATGATGGCGGCCGAGGGCACGTCGGTCCTGCGCAACGTGTACGTCATCAACCGCGGCTACGAGGACCTCGCCGAACGCCTGAACTCGATCGGGGCGCAGATCGAGATCTTCCGGGACATTTGA
- a CDS encoding aconitate hydratase, whose protein sequence is MSANSFDARSTLPVGDESYEIFRLDKVEGSARLPYSLKVLLENLLRTEDGANITADHIRAIANWDSQAQPSQEIQFTPARVIMQDFTGVPCVVDLATMREAVKELGGDPAKINPLAPAELVIDHSVIADKFGTNDAFKQNVELEYGRNKERYQFLRWGQTAFDEFKVVPPGTGIVHQVNIEHLARTVMVRGGQAYPDTLVGTDSHTTMVNGLGVLGWGVGGIEAEAAMLGQPVSMLIPRVVGFKLTGELPAGTTATDLVLTITEMLRKHGVVGKFVEFYGEGVAATSLANRATIGNMSPEFGSTAAIFPIDDETLNYLRLTGRSAQQVALVEAYAKEQGLWLDPQAEPDFSEKLELDLSTVVPSIAGPKRPQDRIILAEAAQQFAKDVLNYAEAPAGQQDTAASPVDEASDESFPASDAPAYGHQENGAGAPQHGEGTGAVPSNPVQVTAPDGTTYELDHGAVTVAAITSCTNTSNPYVMVAAALVAKKAVEKGLTRKPWVKTTLAPGSKVVTDYFEKAGLTPYLDKVGFNLVGYGCTTCIGNSGPLPEEVSKAVNDHDLAVTSVLSGNRNFEGRINPDVKMNYLASPPLVVAYALAGSMKVDITRDALGTDQDGNPVYLKDIWPSEAEVNDVVANAIGEDMFTKSYQDVFAGDAQWQSLPVPTGNTFEWDPQSTYVRKPPYFEGMGMEPAPVEDIAGARVLAKLGDSVTTDHISPAGAIKADTPAGQYLTEHGVERRDFNSYGSRRGNHEVMIRGTFANIRLRNQIAPGTEGGYTRDFTQADAPVSFIYDASRNYIEQGIPLVVLAGKEYGSGSSRDWAAKGTALLGVKAVIAESYERIHRSNLIGMGVLPLQFPEGQNAESLGLTGEEAFSIAGVTELNDGTTPRTVKVTTDTGVEFDAVVRIDTPGEADYYRNGGIMQYVLRSLIRK, encoded by the coding sequence GTGTCGGCGAACAGCTTCGACGCCCGCAGCACGCTGCCGGTGGGCGACGAGTCGTACGAGATCTTCCGGCTGGACAAGGTGGAGGGCTCGGCCCGCCTGCCGTACAGCCTCAAGGTCCTGCTGGAGAACCTGCTCCGCACGGAGGACGGCGCGAACATCACCGCCGACCACATCCGCGCAATCGCCAACTGGGACTCCCAGGCCCAGCCCTCCCAGGAGATCCAGTTCACGCCGGCCCGCGTGATCATGCAGGACTTCACCGGCGTTCCCTGCGTGGTGGACCTCGCCACGATGCGTGAGGCCGTCAAGGAGCTGGGTGGCGACCCGGCCAAGATCAACCCGCTGGCGCCGGCCGAGCTGGTCATCGACCACTCCGTCATCGCCGACAAGTTCGGCACGAACGACGCCTTCAAGCAGAACGTCGAGCTGGAGTACGGCCGCAACAAGGAGCGCTACCAGTTCCTGCGCTGGGGCCAGACCGCGTTCGACGAGTTCAAGGTCGTCCCGCCGGGCACCGGCATCGTCCACCAGGTGAACATCGAGCACCTGGCCCGCACGGTCATGGTCCGGGGCGGCCAGGCGTACCCCGACACCCTCGTCGGCACCGACTCGCACACCACCATGGTCAACGGCCTCGGTGTCCTCGGCTGGGGCGTCGGCGGCATCGAGGCCGAGGCCGCCATGCTCGGCCAGCCGGTCTCCATGCTCATCCCGCGCGTCGTCGGCTTCAAGCTGACCGGTGAGCTGCCCGCCGGCACCACCGCCACCGACCTCGTGCTCACCATCACCGAGATGCTCCGCAAGCACGGTGTGGTCGGCAAGTTCGTCGAGTTCTACGGCGAGGGCGTCGCCGCCACCTCCCTGGCCAACCGCGCCACCATCGGCAACATGTCGCCGGAGTTCGGCTCCACCGCCGCGATCTTCCCGATCGACGACGAGACCCTGAACTACCTGCGCCTGACCGGCCGCTCCGCGCAGCAGGTCGCCCTGGTCGAGGCCTATGCCAAGGAGCAGGGCCTCTGGCTGGACCCGCAGGCCGAGCCGGACTTCTCCGAGAAGCTCGAGCTGGACCTGTCCACGGTCGTGCCGTCCATCGCCGGCCCGAAGCGCCCGCAGGACCGCATCATCCTCGCCGAGGCCGCCCAGCAGTTCGCCAAGGACGTCCTCAACTACGCCGAGGCGCCCGCCGGGCAGCAGGACACGGCCGCCTCCCCGGTCGACGAGGCCAGCGACGAGTCCTTCCCGGCCTCCGACGCCCCGGCCTACGGCCACCAGGAGAACGGCGCCGGCGCGCCGCAGCACGGCGAGGGCACCGGTGCCGTCCCGTCCAACCCGGTCCAGGTGACCGCCCCCGACGGCACCACCTACGAGCTGGACCACGGTGCGGTGACGGTCGCGGCCATCACCTCCTGCACCAACACCTCCAACCCGTACGTCATGGTCGCCGCCGCCCTGGTGGCCAAGAAGGCGGTCGAGAAGGGCCTGACCCGCAAGCCGTGGGTCAAGACCACCCTCGCCCCGGGCTCCAAGGTCGTCACCGACTACTTCGAGAAGGCGGGCCTGACCCCCTACCTGGACAAAGTCGGCTTCAACCTCGTCGGCTACGGCTGCACCACCTGCATCGGCAACTCCGGCCCGCTGCCGGAGGAAGTCTCCAAGGCCGTCAACGACCACGACCTCGCGGTCACCTCGGTCCTCTCCGGCAACCGGAACTTCGAGGGCCGCATCAACCCCGACGTCAAGATGAACTACCTGGCGTCCCCGCCGCTGGTCGTCGCGTACGCCCTCGCGGGCTCCATGAAGGTGGACATCACCCGTGACGCCCTGGGCACCGACCAGGACGGCAACCCGGTCTACCTGAAGGACATCTGGCCCTCCGAGGCCGAGGTCAACGACGTCGTCGCCAACGCCATCGGCGAGGACATGTTCACCAAGTCCTACCAGGACGTCTTCGCCGGCGACGCCCAGTGGCAGTCGCTGCCGGTCCCCACCGGCAACACCTTCGAGTGGGACCCGCAGTCCACCTACGTCCGCAAGCCCCCGTACTTCGAGGGCATGGGCATGGAGCCGGCCCCGGTCGAGGACATCGCCGGCGCCCGCGTCCTCGCCAAGCTCGGCGACTCGGTCACCACCGACCACATCTCCCCGGCCGGTGCGATCAAGGCCGACACCCCGGCCGGCCAGTACCTCACCGAGCACGGTGTGGAGCGCCGCGACTTCAACAGCTACGGTTCCCGCCGCGGCAACCACGAGGTCATGATCCGCGGTACGTTCGCCAACATCCGCCTGCGCAACCAGATCGCGCCGGGCACCGAGGGCGGCTACACCCGCGACTTCACCCAGGCGGACGCCCCGGTGTCGTTCATCTACGACGCCTCGCGCAACTACATCGAGCAGGGCATCCCGCTGGTGGTCCTCGCGGGCAAGGAGTACGGCTCCGGCTCGTCCCGCGACTGGGCCGCCAAGGGCACCGCGCTGCTGGGTGTGAAGGCCGTCATCGCCGAGTCGTACGAGCGTATCCACCGCTCGAACCTCATCGGCATGGGCGTCCTGCCGCTCCAGTTCCCGGAGGGCCAGAACGCCGAGTCCCTCGGCCTGACCGGTGAGGAGGCCTTCTCCATCGCCGGTGTGACCGAGCTGAACGACGGCACCACGCCGCGCACGGTCAAGGTCACCACCGACACCGGTGTCGAGTTCGACGCGGTCGTCCGCATCGACACCCCCGGTGAGGCCGACTACTACCGCAACGGCGGCATCATGCAGTACGTGCTGCGCAGCCTGATCCGCAAGTAA